The genomic stretch ACTACATCGTACTCCTTTCACTCGGCTGTAGGGACCCCACCCTTTTGCATCTACCAGTAATGTATTAATACTAATCGATTTAGACCCACGCCTCTCTCTGCTATACACGCTGCAACAAATAACACCCCACCTCCTGCTATGCCTGCCATGAAAATCATGCGCCGTACCGACAGCGAGCGGCCTTCTACCGAAGGAAGTGCAGCGGCGAGCTCTGCATTTGCTTCAAAAACTGGATCAGAAGCTGGGGATAGTGCAAATGATGGAGAGCGTGGCAGCTCTTCAGCAGGAGCTACCCCGGCCAAAGACCGGTTGACGCTCACCAGGGAAGAACGGGAGGCCAAGTATCAAGAGGCTCGGGAACGGATTTTCCGCGATTTCCCAGAGACAAAGCCTTCAGATGGCGCAAATGGGGATCAAGGTACTAACATGTCGCGGTCGAGTTCGACCAACGGGCGTAAAAAATCACAAAGGCAAAAGACACCACATGATGACAGCTTTGAAGTCAGGTCCCAGTTCAACGTCTATTACCCTGGGGTTCACTATCCTCATGGTCCTGGGCCCTATAATGTGGCTACCAATGACTCTTCATTCGCCGGCCAGCCATGTATGGTGGGACCCGGTGTGACCCCACCGGGTATGGGTTATGCTCAGAATGGCCAAAATGGGGCCATGTACCCTAGCCATATGAACATGGGCTCCATGCCTCATTATTCAATGCCCGTGTCTCCTCAGATGACCCCAAGTGGCCCGTGGCAGAACGGAGCTGTTCCTCAGCAATCCCCGTATTCTGGATATGCCTCTATCAATCAGTCACCGGCTATGACATCCACGAAATCCTCACCTGCACCCAACAGCTACAATGTGCCCAACGCTGTACAGTTCCAGCACACTCCTCCAGGATGGTCTTCCCCACCATATCACGGAGGTTACCAGCAATCCACGCACAGGAATCAACCACCAATGCCGTGGGCAAATTACCCGTCTCAACCAGTCACTCCTACATCCTACCCATATGGTCAATATCCTGGGCAACCCATGAATTCAGGTAATGCAGGCGTCCATCCGTTGCCGGGAAGCTTCAACCGGTCCCCATTCAACCCACAAACACGTTCATTTGTCCCTGGCGGTACGTCCTTGGCACGGCACCCAAGCAAGAGTGGTCAGCATGGTATGAATACATACCCTACCATGCAAGCTGGTGTTCATTCTCAGTGGGCTGGGTATCAAGAAGCTAGTAAAAATCTTGAGGCAACAGCGCCCGTGGCGACCAATGCTCCTCGCGGCCCTCCCGCGGGTGGCAGAGACTCAATTGCGAAATGGGGGACGCCGTCCCACCTTCCCCCTAAGCCACCTCCATCTGAAGTTCCATCTGAGTTCGATCTGAAACATCGGACCGCACCCACGATTACTCACCCTTACTCTGGAAACGCCCATCCGAATAATAAGAACGGCCCGCTCGTCGTGTCAGGAGGAGCAAGAGGCAACTAGTTGGGCCGTTCATGGCATTTGATCATGTATGACTCTTCTAGTCTGCACGACAAAGACACGCGTTTGGGGGGCATCAACATGTCATCTCAAGATACGGATACTGCTGTTTCATGGCTATCTCTGGCAGATAGATGTGTGGGAGCAAAGGTTATGCACTCAACGTGTCGTGCTGGAGTGATTTATATGATTACATACAGCTTGTTACTGTCACGTTTACTAGATtcaggtgaagaagaaggtagCCAATAAGATACACAAATCCTTCCGAATTAATCTTCAAATTGAGGGATTTCCTGTGTAGTGTGAGAATCTCGTAAGTTTCATGTTTAAGTAGATTTTGAACACAGTATGAACATGAATAAACGCCTTAGTTTCGAGAACTGAGATTCCAAAGCCATTCTTCCAAGCACCATATCCCCATAAATCCAAATACAAAGGCCGAAGTAATGCATTGTTTTTAATCATATCTTCGCAGGCCGCTGACACATGCTGTGAATAGACATACAGAGGACTGGTAGCGAAGGGTATTATAACATAGGGACAAGTAGACAGCGCTGCGAATCCCaaataagatatatacaagaacGGTAAGTATTGAAGGGTACCAGAAGGATTTAAGTACTCCAACCATGCAACTGCCGGGGTTTATATGAGATCCGCggaaatctatatataacTGGCGACTGGGCATCCAAAATATCTAACCCGACAGCCAAAATCTATGTGCGCGTGAAGATTGATCCCGTCATATACAGCCATAACAATAAAGAAGCCAAGCAGCAGAGGCTTCAGGAAGTCAAGTGCGGACATTCCCCCTTGGCTCTCTGAAAAGCGCCTGCAAACAAATCTTGCATGGCGCAATAGTGGAACAGAATGCCGCCTAGGACGGCAAAATGCCAGATATTATGGCTCCCACCTACGTAGTCGAAGAGGCCGGGGCGCCACCGTTCGGGTACCTGGGAAGCGTAAATGCAAGCCCCAACGAAATACACGAGAATGCTTTTCACGACGGGTGCGTAAAAGTATAGACACCAGGCAAAGCCTCGGGTGTAGGTAAGCTGTGCCAACGGCGCGAAACCCGTGAGGGCAAGTGTAACGTAAAATGCCACACGAGCCCAGGCAAAATCAGCGCGGTTGAAGGTCGGGTGCCAGGGGAGAATGACACCACCGATGCCGAGGGACATCGTGAGAAGAATGTATGTCCATCGCGATACGGGTTCGCAGTAAAATGCAGTGTATTCTGTCGTCACGATCGAAGCAGCGACAAGCATTGAGATGCCAGTATAGTCCACGCAAGCGAAGCGCTCCATCAGGCCCTGGTTGGCAATGCTGTTCATAGTGTGCCAAAGAGTACTGCAGACTAGGCACTTGCAGgcagcaaagaagaacaccgCCGCAATCAATACATCCGTCTTGGTGCTCAAGTGGAAGTTCGGATTCAAAGGATAGAAATAGAAGGCCACCGAGAGGACGATGAACAGACCGATCAGGTGAGACCAGATGTTGACCAATTCATTGGAAAAGGTAAACATGGACGTGAAGCATTCTACCTTAGAATGTGTGAACCGATACCCTTCCAAAATGTGCGGGTTCACACGCCATGGATGCGGAAGGTCCGCATAGGCAATTAGGCGCTTCTCCTGAGCTAGCGCAATCGCCTGGTCGATATTCTCACGCAGAGCATCCTTGGCTTTCCGGGCGCGTTCCATGCCCTCATCGACCACTTCGCGGGCATGGACCAGCTTCGAATCCACTGCCTTCCACCCGTCATCCAGAGTGCCGTAGAAACCACGGTCTCGAACCGCATGCGCCCGAGCTTCCAACTCCGATAAGAACGACTCCATCAAGCGAACTCCTGCTTGTGCCTTTTGTTCCAGGGTCTCTTTGGTTGCGAGAGCATCCTTGTAGCCGTCCTCAAGCGTCTCCACTAGGATCTTggccctcttcttgcctccgCCCATGAGTTCTCCAGAGGCGTAGGAGCAGGAATCTCGAACAGCCTCGAGTGTTGCATAACCTCTGCGCAAGCTGGCATCGATCTGTACCATGTGTGACCGGCGATAGTCTTCAAGCCAATGTAACCGTCTCTCTAATTCGGCCAGAAAAAGTTCCACCTAGAGAATCGTTAGGATGTGAGGCCGACGAGGCAATAGCAGTAGAGATCCTTACCCTTAGAAAGACTGCATCGGCATCGTAGTCGCACGACAGTTTTCTTGCGGCATGGAAGGAATGCCTCCGCCGACGATCTCGGAGCAGGGCTGTCGTCTCCTCGGACGGAGTGGCATAAGCGCTGGAGACGGCAGCTTCCTCGGGATAAGACTCGATGGTCACTGATTGAGCCGAGCAAGCCATCATGTACCTCTTTTAGATTTagatttatttttcttctttttcttctcttttccgcTGACCAATTCCTCAGAGGGTTCGGTTCGGCCAGATCAAATCAGCATGACCTGGGAGGTAGACAAACCAAAACATTAGATCGTCCGAAGTGGATTTATTTTATGTTTGGGGTGTTCGGGTATCGGAATCTCGGCATTCATTCCAGGACTGACTTTACTTACAAGAGGTAAGGggagtggagatggttcTGGTGACTGGTGGGACGAAAGTCAGATCCAATGAAGCCTCCGTGgttattattatgattattcGCAAGGTGAGAAAAAGACCGACGTGAGGTgggttgaagaaatgaagagggaggcagaagaggaggaggttggagagagaaaaggaaacgagTGACTTTGGTTGAATTAAAgaagtgaaagaagaaaaggaagtggggaaaagaaaaggaaaagagttGAGaattaaatcaataaatCTAATAATTCCAATTTAACCACCAATAATTTTAAAATTCATTAaacaaaaatcaaatcaataaATCCCAATATTTAAAAATTCCCAACAAGAAGACCCCAAGTAGAATCAATGTAAATAATAACTACTTCGGCCCATCAGCAATCGCATTGTCCCCACGTTTCAATTCTTATCGccgcctttctttcctttccttcttttctatctttctttcctttactCCTCCTAAtcgccaccaccaccaaatcaCCGTGTCCTCTGTGACCACACTTACCTCCTTGGCCCAAACTTCCTTCGACAGAAAAAAGTTTAACACTATGGCGGCTCTGGCGGTTCGCGACATTGTGGTGGATCAGTCTCTCCTACCCGTACTCAATAGCAGCGCCGTGACCCGTGAACAATGTGACAAGCTCCTCGCATTGCTTGACCCGTCCGGTGATTCCGCATCGTCGAATTCTCAGGAGACCGTCCTTGCAGCATCGAGAGAACAGAAACACTTATTTGCGCTTCTTGCTCGACTCCGCGGTCTGAATCGCGAAGCTATTCTCCGCGTCCGTGAAACCAAACAATCGACGGCGGAAGCTCGCCAGGAGATCGACCGGTTACACCTTCAGTTGCAGAACCTCTACTATGAACAAAGACATTTGACGGGGGAGATTGCGGCGTGCGAGTCTTATGAGTAGGTGGATGCCGGCG from Aspergillus oryzae RIB40 DNA, chromosome 1 encodes the following:
- a CDS encoding putative R3H domain protein (predicted protein), which gives rise to MASESSPEGEHCLSFAKIAAMASQSRSEVNVAFDEKNGSQSAREPPCSESQESKHVLPSQMISNKDDSVNAVDPSFVSLPRTLQDVHITERKGQESPDSPAEAQQNGSLKRETSFEDDRTHLSNSSTKPTSFDSKSMASVTTFAMDEKDSLRPDDSASVQAVDEEESLSGIASGAPNSLTGSESGARGFRDIQRARAVLQTTGPLFTDGNQRPNGAMIPDSVSNNFVIANQEVFRSGQPILMHPFPMEPDEKLLEAMKSPKDRLLILQLEEKVRHFIQHSKEQSLELPPSNAFGRLLAHKLGDYYHLTHFVDNNVTSVRLHRTPFTRLPTPLSAIHAATNNTPPPAMPAMKIMRRTDSERPSTEGSAAASSAFASKTGSEAGDSANDGERGSSSAGATPAKDRLTLTREEREAKYQEARERIFRDFPETKPSDGANGDQGTNMSRSSSTNGRKKSQRQKTPHDDSFEVRSQFNVYYPGVHYPHGPGPYNVATNDSSFAGQPCMVGPGVTPPGMGYAQNGQNGAMYPSHMNMGSMPHYSMPVSPQMTPSGPWQNGAVPQQSPYSGYASINQSPAMTSTKSSPAPNSYNVPNAVQFQHTPPGWSSPPYHGGYQQSTHRNQPPMPWANYPSQPVTPTSYPYGQYPGQPMNSGNAGVHPLPGSFNRSPFNPQTRSFVPGGTSLARHPSKSGQHGMNTYPTMQAGVHSQWAGYQEASKNLEATAPVATNAPRGPPAGGRDSIAKWGTPSHLPPKPPPSEVPSEFDLKHRTAPTITHPYSGNAHPNNKNGPLVVSGGARGN
- a CDS encoding hemolysin III family protein (predicted membrane proteins, contain hemolysin III domain) — protein: MACSAQSVTIESYPEEAAVSSAYATPSEETTALLRDRRRRHSFHAARKLSCDYDADAVFLRVELFLAELERRLHWLEDYRRSHMVQIDASLRRGYATLEAVRDSCSYASGELMGGGKKRAKILVETLEDGYKDALATKETLEQKAQAGVRLMESFLSELEARAHAVRDRGFYGTLDDGWKAVDSKLVHAREVVDEGMERARKAKDALRENIDQAIALAQEKRLIAYADLPHPWRVNPHILEGYRFTHSKVECFTSMFTFSNELVNIWSHLIGLFIVLSVAFYFYPLNPNFHLSTKTDVLIAAVFFFAACKCLVCSTLWHTMNSIANQGLMERFACVDYTGISMLVAASIVTTEYTAFYCEPVSRWTYILLTMSLGIGGVILPWHPTFNRADFAWARVAFYVTLALTGFAPLAQLTYTRGFAWCLYFYAPVVKSILVYFVGACIYASQVPERWRPGLFDYVGGSHNIWHFAVLGGILFHYCAMQDLFAGAFQRAKGECPHLTS
- a CDS encoding uncharacterized protein (conserved coiled/coiled coil protein), with translation MAALAVRDIVVDQSLLPVLNSSAVTREQCDKLLALLDPSGDSASSNSQETVLAASREQKHLFALLARLRGLNREAILRVRETKQSTAEARQEIDRLHLQLQNLYYEQRHLTGEIAACESYDHKYLSLPLIPVEEFLTLFPEHRDSDAHELMIARINHEHAEREKLEQARQELLKRKQALIAENNKRKEDLASLDQDLERFIDAAKPIQKIFEKEY